Part of the Denticeps clupeoides chromosome 3, fDenClu1.1, whole genome shotgun sequence genome, TTCACATATAAGAAGTAGTGGTATGTGTCAAGGTTGGGaatttaatgcataaaaagaaatattaagCATATAAAGAGTTTTTGGTAAGCTTTGATttgtaaacaacaaaaaagagaCAGGGTTCAAGCATATGTTAGTGAGCTACATATTTCCCAATAAGTATACACAAGTGATCTTAGATACAAATTCGATTGAGAAATTACACAGTGAAGCATGAAATAATTTCAACAAGTAACCAAATGTGTAAAATACAGCTTACAGAACACCTTAATTTTACACACACTGTATTAACATTGCAcctcataataaataaaagttcatatatatttatggtATGTAGTCAgacactgtaaatgtataaataagaaattgtattatatatatatttatatgttttatataaaacagacaaacataATAGCATCCTCTTTCGtccatgataaaataaataaacccacacAGTATATACAGTTATGGACATGACTCTGAGCCAGGAGCTCTTATTGATGACAGGTTACTGACTCACTGGGGGGGGCATTAAAATCCATGTAGTTCTGGTCTTCATTATCCTCATCGTCCTCATCCTCCAGGTCCTGGCTACATGAAGAAATATAGTGGTATGACTTTATTCGACAGTCTGTTTTCAACAACAGTCAACAGACCCCTTCATCTGCTCCTCCACCTCTGGACTCAGCTACCAGTCTGCACTGCAGAATGACTGTGAGTGGAATTATGCAGCATGATTTCACACAAGGCCTTAGGGGTGGTGTGCTCAGCAGAAGCAGTTGGGGAACATGTGGGTTCAGAGCCTATAAGCCTGAAAGCAGACAGAAAAGCTATGATTAGGGAGACAAAATTAATGTTcactattaatttaataattatggCCAAAAGTTGTGTTAACAATATAAACACGTGCACACAAGTGGCCTTTCTGAAAGAAACATCCTTCGAAATGTATAAATGTGGAAGACATCCTACCATGcgcacacagatacacagacagacaaagttCTGTGGGATTCTGATGTAAACAAAGGCATAAACAACAAAGCAGGTGGCAAACACATGGATATGGAGTAGTTACTCTAGCAGCCCGAGTCTGTGTGGCTGCGACTGGAAAACTATGACACGGTTCTCCAAAAATGACGCCGAGTGTCATTTTGAAGCACTTAGTATTTTCCAAAACTCTTGCCCAGAAACGTAAATTCATTTAATCATTCACATGATTTAAGGCAGCCCCTGAGAAATCCGATGCGGCTCATGCACGAAATactgatattaaaaaaatgagcaAGTAACACCTCCGATTTTCACCCCTTTAGGAGACAGCTTTATGGTCCTGTTTTGCCAGATAGTGATGACTAATGAGCACAAAGGGCACAAGCGACTCCTTCTGGTGCCCTGTGTTCCACATTAAGTCACTCGTGGGAAGAAAGAGGATAAAAGGAAAGAGGAAGCAGGGGAGCTTTCCACGATCCAGAAATATGCACCATCACTTACAGTTGCAGGACCCAGAATGTTTGACCTCGAGCACCAGGCCTTGCGAGCAGGCAGACTGTCTCATGGCACACTCGCTGGGGTAGGTGATGTTGTCGCTGGCACACACCATGTCCCCTGGACCGCCCTCCGGACAGTTCTCCTCACACGTCGAGCAGCGCCCCCGGCCTGATTTCtggtcccacagacacttcttCACCCCGTGGCACTGGATGTCCTCACAGGAGTGGGCATCTTACGGCGAGAAAAGGTGACATTACGGCGAGAAAAGGTGACAGCGCTGTCACACTGGATTTACACTCACCTACACACTTCCCCTCGTACGCAACTCCAATGGACCGTCCCAGGATGCACGTCGCTCTCCTGAGTTGGCAAGCACTGGCGTAAACAATCCCATCATTTCCACACAGGTACTGCTGCGGGGACGTCACTTCAGGGCAGACGTGGTTGCAGGTCACGCAGAAGGCATTGTTGGTCATGTCAACTACACAAGTGGACGATCCGGGGCACCGCACGTCATCGCAGGTCTCTGAGAAGACATGTGCATCAGTGCTCTGCTTCCATCTTATCTCACAGGGATCTTGTCTACAGTCCCAGTCTGGTATTCTTTCCAGATGCAAGTGAATTTACTTCGCAATCGTGCCTAATAAGTTTGAGCCATGGAAAAATACTTCATCTTTCAGACTCAGCGTTTCCtactatttcatttttattattcaatcTGAGGAGATTTTCCGAGCTGACTTACTTCGACACTTGCCCAAATACTGGACGCTCAAATCTGGATGCCTTTTGCAGCGGGCTCGGAGAATGGCACACTCGTTACGGTACGTCTTCCCATCGGAGCCACACACAGCCCCCTTCCGGGTGACTTTGGAGCAGTCAGGGACACAGACACAGCGAGGTTTTCCCCGCTTGTTCATCTTGCATCTCTTTCCTGGTCCGCAGTCTACATTGTCACAGGTCTCTAAACCAGACAGGCAATCCGTCAGCAACGTCGCCTTTCAACGGGGAGCTTGAATTATAGCCTTAATCTGGCACGGCTCATTCGTTAGCAAGGCGTGCAAACCTCTGCAGGGTATGCAGTTGGGGGCTCCCCCGTTGAAGACGGACCACCAGAAGAGCGTGTTGTTGGGCACCTCCTCTTCGGTCCAGGCCGTCCCGACGGGGCCGCTCCTGCAACACTCCTCCCGGCTCATCCTGGACATGTAGAGGTCCTGACACCTCCCGTTCATCCCCTGCTGGAGCCAGCAGTGGCCAGCTGCACAGACACAACGACACAGCCTGAAAAAAACACGTGTTGCTTCTCTCCGGACTTTTAAACGGAAAACCTGGGGAAGATGAAGCGAGTCGGGCGTCTTCGTCTAGTTTATTTACAGGAAGCGATGTCTGCAGACTGGGGAAAAAACGATGCTGTGTTATTGtgttaaaaacttttttttttaaataactggaCAGTCTGGTATGTCGAATGCTTGAAAACTGGCACGATGTGCCACAGTACAGGTCGTTGAGACCTCTCTTATATCTTTACGATAAAACGGTAAAACAACACCGTTTGTGTTCGGTGCACGAAGCCGCACGGTTACCTTGCACCCCGTGTTCCTCCGCGAAGTGCGCGACCCACAGGAGGACTGCGATCGCGCCCCGGCGGAGCTGCAGCCAGCGGAGCATCCTCGGCTCGGCGGACGGGGACGTGAGGCGAGCGGCGGCTGCGGGCTGGCGTCTCGGCTTCGGGCAAATCCTCCGCGCTCAATTAGCCACTGTCATGCCGCGGGACGCCGTCCGCTTTTTAAACGGTACATGGGGGTCTCCAGCCGCACGCCCGGGGTGGGCGGTCTTCGAAgttatggggggggggtgcggtGGGTGGAGAAAGTGTTGAGGAAgaagggagaaagaaaaagttccTCCTCATCGTAATGTATCAGGTGACTTAAGAAGGACTAGAAAACTTTTTCTTCCCAGAACGGATAGAGGTTGGTGCAGTCGTGTCTGAATTTAAATTCAATCTTTAtgtgtcacatacacagtcgtacacggtatgaaatgcagtgaaatgctttagcgactgctatagacctcgatattgcaaatattgcacgtatacaatgaaccaatacgcaaatattgcaaacataaccaaacattacacttttatgttttaacataaaatatgtgtcacAGGTAGGGTcgaggtgtgcaaatgagtaattGTGCAAGAGCAAGACATTTGTGCAAGTATTCTGGGGGACTATAGattagaacagaaaaaaaaacatgtaatgtttcaaACAAGCTTATAGAAGCAATGCACCGTTTCTTTTGACGAGACCTTTCCATTTTCATCTCTGTTCCCCAACTGTGATGGATCATTAATTATAGCCGACTTTGCCCTGGATTCCTAATCTGTACTAGGATGGCAATAGTCTAGATCCCTGCAAACGATGCGCCGGCTTTAAAACGGGCTTTTATGACAACGCTGCCGTCCTGTACGTTTCACGTGGGAACTGCGAAGAAGCCAGGCGCATGGTGTAGATCGAAAAACGGTTCAGCTGATTAGCGATAATCGTTTTAAACGTTCGTTAGAGTCAATTCTACAAGACTTAGGGCTGCGGGACGTACTAATAATAGCTGAGACACTAGTTTGGTCCTCGCCCGGGATAAACTGGTCGACTAAATGCGGATCGTCCAATCCGGTGtcacatcatttatttttttccccgaGTGCGGGCACAGGCGACGGTCGGGCAGGTGGTGGCGTCCGTGCCGCCCTGAAGGGTGGAGAGGTGGCCTGATACAACCCGGTATTTGCAGGAGCCCGTCTGAACATGCGGCGCCTTTACAGCGCGGCTCGCAGTGCACGTCCACTCGTGAAAAGCTCGACCGGCATGTATCACGCGGTCGCTGGAGGTCCGTGTGCTCTGGCGCCACCTGCCGTGAACGTCTTTCTCAGCCTTGTCTGCTTGGCGGTGTTCGTCTTTTTTTCTCAGGTTTGTGTTCGGAACGGCTCGCTaaatcagggcagtggtggcctagcagttaaggatggggccccgtaatcagaaggttgccggttcgaatcccgaggcgcaaaggtgccactgagcaaaagcactgtccccacacactgctccccgggcgcctgtcatggctgcccattgcacactaagggtgatggttaaaagcagaggacacgtttcacaatcactttcacgaAATACATGTCTTGTCTTATAAACCGCACCAGAgttgaaatattttgtgttagtctgaaaggaaaaaaaaaaccccagcgTGGTTATCTTCCACGCCACTTCCGGCTTGCGGTCAGCTGACCATGAGCGCGGCCAATCGAAATGCGGCTCGGGAGAAAACCCCGCCCTCGCGTTGCGCGATAATAACGCGCTACGCGACGGCTCACCCATGCCTTCCGAGGTGCGTAAGTACTGCGACGCCTCGAGAAATGTCCCGTTTCGACGGAACCGGCTAACCGTCGTCTGTCCCCTCAGGTTCTAGTCCTGTATTTTGCCAAAAGTGCCGAGTTGACGGGGCGGAGGTCCGAGAAGGTGACGCTCCCCTCGGAGCTGACGGCCCTGGCCCTGTGGCAGGCGCTGGAGAGCAGGCACCCGAGCCTGTCGGCGCTGCGCGGCCGGGCGGTCCTCGCCGTGCGCCAGGAGTACGTGGACCCGGGCGACCAGCGCGTGCAGCTCAGCGGCGGGGACGAGGTCGCCGTCATCCCGCCGCTCAGCGGGGGGTGACGCGTCGGGGATGGACCTCGTTGCACTGAGTCGGGCAAAGCTGTCGGCTGACGCCGTGTGCGACTCGGTGGGGTGTCCCTCGTGTGGAGCGACAGCTGTATTCGTGGGTGAGGCACTGACCCATGCATCTCGCTGTAAATAGAATTGAAATGCTGTGCATTaactagtctttttttttttttttttaaattagaaaaaTCATGTGAACTATCTGGCAGTTTTACCACATGTGTTTTATAAATTGGCTGTATATTTACCCTCCGGGAAGTGACACCCATCAATCTGAACAGTTTTTTACCACATGCAGTCAAATGCATAAACCCTCATAGACagagtaagtgaaagtgaagtgattgtcattgtgaaacactgcagtacagcaaatggtgacacaacgaaatgtgtcctctgcttttaaccatcacccttggggagcagcgtgtggggacggtaccttgatcaaggggacctcagtgtcaccttggcagtttgggaagCCCCTGCCCCAATAACCAAAGGGCATTACCGTTCTCATTCTGTAGATTCTACCTCTAGACTGAATGCAAGTACATGAACAATccgttttaatgtatttttattttttaaggaaCAACAAGAGACAACTTTGAAGGTAAGAAGGTACTGCAACTGGAATATGAAGCATATGTCCCCATGGCAGAGTTGGAACTGAAGAAAATTTGCACCAGTATCAGAGAAAGATGGCCAGCAGTAAAGCACATCAGCATCCATCATAGGCTGGGGTGAGACTCTTTATTCATGCCTTCATCGCATAGTTACTATCACCTCTCTTTTTCAGGGAGGTTAAATCACAGAAtgttcctttgttgtttttagTGTGGTTCCAGTTACAGAAGCCAGCGTGATTATAGGAATATCATCCCCCCACCGAACTGAATCTCTGGACGCTGTTAAGTTTTGCATTGACAGCTTGAAAGCCACTGTGCCTATTTGGAAAaaggtttattatttttttcttaaataatttTCTTCCTGTCTTTATTCTGTTGCATGTTACAATTGGTTTAATagtcttgtttaaatgttttatgtatgtatattaggACTAGAAATTCTTTGTTCTGTTACTGTTACAGGAGCTTTATGAAAACGAGGAGCCCTGCTGGAAGGAAAACAAGGAGTGTGTGTGGTCAGAAGGTATAAAGGAGTAGAAGACCCCTGGGATGTTCTTAGCTTgccaaaaaagtattttaaacatGGAATATAATACACtgggtaatattttatttataatgcacttgacaaaatcatttatttcaaacagTGAAAAAGCCTCTTTGTAAACACTCAAATTGAGTAATTGCAACCAATCACTTATTTGCTCCTAATGTGATTTATTGCAGCCTCTAAATAAGAAATGTTGTACTACACTTAAAGGTGTTGAAGTAAAACACATACATTGTAATTTCTGATTTATGTTaaatttttaatatattgaataaataatttGATCGCCCTCTGTAATTATAATTCCTGAGGTTTCAACATAAGATATGAATGTATCCGTTTCATTTATCAAAACACATTATTCCCTGTCCTCCAATAAATCCACAACCCCTGTAAAGCATTAACTGGAAAATCACAGTGATTGGTTCGAAATAGCAATTAAACATGATCCAGGGAGGCACAGAACTAGACATCACTTTTATTAAcattcatgtaaaaaatgtgagcTTTGCACACTTATCACATTGGGTCCACCATGAATTTAATTGCTATATAATGTATTCTATTTTGGAAAACTAGGGGTATGTTCCCTGTTCATGGATTATACCTACTTATAGTGTAAAGGGAATTTACAGTGGGAATGGAAAGTATTTAGACCCCCTTACGTTTTtcactgttatattgcagccatttgctaaaataatttaagtccattgtttttcttcattaatgtatACAGACTAccacatattgacagaaaaacagagttgttgacatttttgcagatttattaacaaagaaaaaacgaAATGTCACGgacctaagtattcagaccctttgctgtcaCACTGATATATTTAACtgaggtgctgtccatttcttctgatcattcttgagatggttctacaccttcatttgagtctgTGTTGGAATATACTgactggacttgattaggaaagccacaccttacagctcacaatgagtgtcagagcaaatgagaatcatgaggtcaaaggaactgcctgaagagctcagagacagaattaaATCCCCTGGAAGCTTTACAGGGCCAATACCAAATGCAACACCTCAAATCATGTTAGTTAGTGGATCAccgatctggccaaggttaccaaaaaaattctgctggtAAAGAAGAACCTAAAAATAACTGGTTGAGTGGCCCGCAGGAAGCCTCTCCTCattgcaagacacatgaaagcacGCATggagttttataaaaaaaaaaaaaaacacctgtaaGATTCAAGATGgcgagaaataagattctctggtctgatgagaaaaATCTATATCTTTTTGGtcttaattctaagtggtatgtgtggagaaaaccaggcacagCTCATCActtgtccaatacagtcccaacagtaaagcatggtggtgacagcatcatgctgtggggatgttttgcagctgcatgaacaggatgactggttgcaatcgagggaaagaggAGTGCGACCAAGTACAGgaatatcctggacaaaaaccttctccagagtgctcaggacctcagactgggccgagtTGAGACTTAAATCCAGTttagcatctctggagagatttaaaaatctctcacactactacctagctacactcctgcacgctctcgcagatcagcaaacgaaaggagactaaaaattccttcttcacggggtctccgattccaatcatgtctgttctccgttgttgtccctggctggtggaacaacctgccctcctctacacgactagccgagactatcaccacttttaagaagaaggtgaaaaccctcttattccaaaaatattacagacaaatctaacacttacacacgcacatgcgtacacattgcacaaacaaatacaaaatgtataaatacattataatttttcttagtctagcacccaacaatctccgagcatgctcttcactgacaagtctaagccttatcagggctcttagtttgtaaactcgatattctatagaaatcgaacgagaattgctggtgtcttcctattgtaagtcgctttggataaaagcgtctgctaaataaaataaagtaaattaaagtaaagtaaaaatggctgtccacaaacatttaccatccaacctgccagaactggacaggatctgcaaggaggaatggcagggGATCCCGAAATCCAGgtgtaaaaaatgtgttgcaTATTTCCCAAAAATACTCACGGTTGCATTAAATCATAAGGGTgattctactaaatactgagcaaagggtctgaatacttaagaccatgtgatttgttaataaatctgcaatgtgtttctgtcaatatgaggtgctgtgtgtacattaatgaggaaaaaatggctgcaatataacgaAGAGtgaaatttaagggggtctgaatactgtAAGTGAAGTTTttcattcaaaaacatttttgtctaggactaggcttaatccatgaacaggaatCTGACCCTATTTGATATCTTACACATAAACTAAACTATATTTTAGATCTGTGAGATCTAACCCACAACATAATATATAAAGAAACCCTGAGTTACCATAGTACATCTGCTGTCGAGTAATCAATCAATACCTTACAATTTTTCACTCTTACCTACTCTTTTTATAGAAAGTGCTGACTTAGTATATTTGCTATTAGTAATTAAGCTTTTTTTCAATGGGAGTTCTTTTTCAAATGTATGGTCATTTTATTACATCCAAATGgtttccataaaaaaataaattacatttttacttgtATACAGCTCCTCATATGCCAGCATATGACACCAaagatttcagaaaatatttatcTGCTCTAATTATTACAAGGGTTAATAATGGTTTTGCCCTTCTGCACAGCACCATAGCCCTTATTTTAGCTTAATTTAGCCTCTGTCCAGTCATGGGCCAATAGAATTATTACTAACCCATTACTAATTGTTTTTTAACCCATGTAGCGACAACCCTGGTGCACAGCCATAAGGATtatagaaaaaatgtttttgtggaAACACTGATTGGCCAAATAACCACCTTAATATAGATAAGGAAACCTTTAAAACCTTGAAAGTGTTTAACGTTAAAATACAGTAGTTCCCCATGCCTGCATAGAGGTCTTATTATTCAGTGTCtgccaggtcagaggtcaaatggTTCGCACCATGGTGGCCGAACCACAGAGCCCAGCTATTGTGTTTGCCCAATGCGCATTACACAAGATGGCTTCCATAAGAATCCCAGTTTTACTGGCCTCTGCAATGATCTCTTGTTTTGTCTTGATGAAGGAAACATGGCCCTCAGGCTGCGTCACCCTGGAGTTCCTCattttccctctcttcctctggaCCTTTGGCCAGCTGCTGGTACTGGCGTTTAAAAAAGCCCAGCTGGAGGAACACATATATTGTTGAATATTTGTAAGCATGCGTTATTGATTTTGGCCAAATAAAAGGCCAAATAAAATGGTTCATGCACCATCTTTAAATAGTAGACATGCTTTCTGCTACACTTTGTTGATAATTGACCTATTTCGGTTAAGATACGGTACCTTCCACAGAGTTGCGACAGCAATAGCCAGCAGGAGGAGCCCACCAAGCACACTTCCTATGATGACACCCATGGGAATGTCTCCTACTTCACCTGGTTTACTGACGGTGATTTCGTTCTGTAAACAGCATTCATGGTTCACTTATATAAAATGCTCgttattcattttacatttacagcatttatcagacgcccttatccagagtgacttacaatcagtagttacagggacagtcccccctggagcaacttaggtttaagtgtcttactcagggacacaatggaagtaaggatttgaacctgggtcttctggttcctaccaccctactaccattTTAACTTAATTCATTTCACAGTATTCatttctgaagtgtgtgtgaaaaacTATGATCATGTCTGGAAAGTGAGGTGAGTGCTGGTAGTACCTTAAAGTGTTTGTGAGCGATCATGATTAAGTCAGGATTGTTGCTTTCCATGTTAGTTTCCACGATCAGAGAAACCATCTGAAATGTTGACTAGACACAAATGGGAGGAGAACACTGAAAAGAACACTGTGTGTTTCAATGATGAGATGAGA contains:
- the LOC114786421 gene encoding molybdopterin synthase catalytic subunit, whose amino-acid sequence is MDLVALSRAKLSADAVCDSVGCPSCGATAVFVGTTRDNFEGKKVLQLEYEAYVPMAELELKKICTSIRERWPAVKHISIHHRLGVVPVTEASVIIGISSPHRTESLDAVKFCIDSLKATVPIWKKELYENEEPCWKENKECVWSEGIKE
- the mocs2 gene encoding molybdopterin synthase sulfur carrier subunit isoform X1; this encodes MSAANRNAAREKTPPSRCAIITRYATAHPCLPRCVLVLYFAKSAELTGRRSEKVTLPSELTALALWQALESRHPSLSALRGRAVLAVRQEYVDPGDQRVQLSGGDEVAVIPPLSGG
- the mocs2 gene encoding molybdopterin synthase sulfur carrier subunit isoform X2 translates to MPSEVLVLYFAKSAELTGRRSEKVTLPSELTALALWQALESRHPSLSALRGRAVLAVRQEYVDPGDQRVQLSGGDEVAVIPPLSGG
- the fstb gene encoding follistatin b — encoded protein: MLRWLQLRRGAIAVLLWVAHFAEEHGVQAGHCWLQQGMNGRCQDLYMSRMSREECCRSGPVGTAWTEEEVPNNTLFWWSVFNGGAPNCIPCRETCDNVDCGPGKRCKMNKRGKPRCVCVPDCSKVTRKGAVCGSDGKTYRNECAILRARCKRHPDLSVQYLGKCRKTCDDVRCPGSSTCVVDMTNNAFCVTCNHVCPEVTSPQQYLCGNDGIVYASACQLRRATCILGRSIGVAYEGKCVDAHSCEDIQCHGVKKCLWDQKSGRGRCSTCEENCPEGGPGDMVCASDNITYPSECAMRQSACSQGLVLEVKHSGSCNCL